In Ruminiclostridium papyrosolvens DSM 2782, the following proteins share a genomic window:
- a CDS encoding sialate O-acetylesterase codes for MDYICSKIRLPRIISDGMVLQRNTEVKVWGWAPAGEAVTVCFMSKVYHACADANGEWFVILEAAEAGGPYNMDIESAQSGEKLTVRNILLGDVWLCSGQSNMEMKMDSLKDTYPEEISSCSNDSIRHFCIPVRYDFENPQKDLEAGSWESANPEKILDFTGVGYFFALKLFEKYRIPIGLINASLGGSPAEAWLSENALKEFPEHYEAAKQLSNRAYLYKVLSEDQASTEAWYADLNKKDRGIENSNTSWKTIKVPSYWEDEGLGNFNGVVWFRKEINIPFNPANKSARLVLGNIVDEDIAYINDVEIGTTPNQYISRKYNIQDGLLKEGKNTILLRVVNTSGKGGFYKEKPYQLEIGDSIIDLVGEWQCVIGAKSSPMPPQAFVQWRPLGLYNGMLAPVTNYALKGFTWYQGEANTKNPGEYESLLKGLISDWRQKWNMGELPFLYVQLPNFMEASETPVESDWAQVREAQRRTLSVSGTAMAVAIDLGEWNDIHPVNKKDVGNRLALAAIKTVYGDETVVAFGPMYKSHRIEGSKIIISFTDTGSGLVVKNGEHPGAFAIAGADGVYVRVNAELIGDDVAVWSEAISHPVYVRYGWADNPADANLYNREGLPASPFTTE; via the coding sequence TTGGATTATATTTGTTCTAAAATAAGATTGCCCCGTATCATCAGCGATGGCATGGTACTACAGAGAAACACAGAGGTAAAGGTTTGGGGATGGGCGCCTGCCGGAGAGGCTGTTACTGTATGCTTCATGAGTAAAGTCTACCATGCTTGTGCAGACGCAAACGGAGAGTGGTTTGTTATACTTGAAGCCGCAGAGGCAGGCGGACCCTATAACATGGATATTGAGAGTGCACAGTCCGGGGAAAAGCTGACTGTCAGGAATATTCTTCTGGGCGATGTCTGGCTTTGCTCAGGTCAGTCAAATATGGAAATGAAAATGGATTCTTTGAAGGATACATATCCGGAAGAAATCAGCAGTTGCAGCAATGATTCCATAAGGCATTTCTGCATTCCTGTCAGATATGACTTTGAAAATCCTCAAAAGGATTTGGAAGCAGGAAGCTGGGAGTCCGCTAACCCTGAAAAGATTTTGGATTTTACCGGAGTAGGCTATTTCTTTGCCTTAAAGCTGTTTGAAAAGTACCGGATTCCCATAGGCTTGATTAATGCCAGCTTGGGAGGTTCACCGGCAGAAGCCTGGCTCAGTGAAAATGCTTTAAAGGAGTTCCCGGAACATTATGAAGCAGCAAAACAGCTTAGTAACAGAGCTTATCTGTACAAAGTACTGAGCGAGGATCAGGCTTCCACCGAAGCTTGGTACGCTGATTTAAACAAAAAGGATAGGGGAATAGAAAACAGCAACACCTCATGGAAGACTATAAAAGTACCTTCATATTGGGAAGACGAGGGCTTGGGCAACTTCAACGGTGTGGTCTGGTTCAGGAAGGAAATCAATATTCCCTTTAATCCCGCAAATAAATCTGCAAGACTTGTACTTGGAAATATTGTTGATGAAGATATTGCCTACATAAATGATGTTGAGATAGGAACAACGCCAAATCAGTATATTAGCAGGAAGTATAATATTCAGGATGGACTGCTGAAGGAAGGTAAAAATACAATACTGCTCAGAGTGGTAAATACGTCCGGTAAAGGTGGATTTTACAAAGAAAAGCCCTACCAACTGGAAATCGGAGACAGCATTATTGATTTAGTGGGTGAATGGCAGTGTGTGATTGGTGCAAAAAGTAGTCCAATGCCGCCACAGGCCTTTGTTCAGTGGAGACCCTTGGGCTTGTACAACGGGATGCTTGCTCCTGTAACAAATTATGCATTAAAGGGTTTCACATGGTATCAAGGTGAAGCCAATACCAAGAATCCCGGAGAATATGAGAGCCTTTTAAAAGGATTGATTTCTGACTGGAGACAGAAATGGAATATGGGAGAACTGCCGTTTTTGTATGTTCAGCTGCCCAATTTTATGGAGGCCTCAGAAACACCTGTGGAAAGCGATTGGGCACAGGTGAGGGAAGCCCAGCGAAGGACACTGTCCGTATCTGGTACAGCAATGGCTGTGGCAATTGACCTTGGAGAATGGAATGATATCCATCCTGTAAATAAAAAGGATGTGGGAAACCGCTTGGCACTGGCAGCCATAAAAACTGTATATGGGGACGAAACCGTTGTTGCATTCGGACCAATGTATAAGTCCCACAGAATAGAAGGAAGCAAAATAATTATATCCTTCACTGATACAGGAAGCGGTTTGGTTGTTAAAAACGGAGAACATCCGGGAGCTTTTGCTATAGCAGGAGCAGACGGAGTATATGTCCGTGTTAATGCGGAGCTTATAGGTGATGATGTGGCAGTCTGGAGTGAAGCTATATCTCATCCGGTTTATGTAAGGTACGGCTGGGCCGATAATCCGGCAGATGCCAACCTGTATAACCGTGAAGGCTTGCCGGCGTCTCCTTTTACAACGGAATAG
- a CDS encoding FadR/GntR family transcriptional regulator produces MPIKKVTRQSVSEQVFEQLKEQILNNEWQKGEKIPSENELSALLGVSRVTVRNALQKLISLGLIETRFGEGSFITDALPGISMNSLIPIAYLKENSLQEILEYRRVMEGNVAELATKKASPEDVAKLEEAYLAMDKVKDDLEQFSKADLNFHLLLANTTKNSLIIQTFYIFSDVLNRAFSQIVTKRGNSAGIYYHKLLLEAVKDGNSLEAKRIMDEHMEDLYNTFETNM; encoded by the coding sequence ATGCCAATTAAGAAGGTTACACGTCAAAGTGTAAGCGAACAGGTCTTTGAGCAGTTAAAGGAGCAGATTTTAAATAATGAGTGGCAGAAAGGAGAAAAAATCCCTTCTGAAAATGAATTGTCTGCATTACTGGGAGTAAGCCGTGTTACGGTACGGAATGCACTACAGAAACTGATATCCCTGGGCTTGATAGAAACAAGGTTTGGGGAAGGCTCATTTATCACCGATGCACTACCGGGAATAAGTATGAATTCATTAATACCAATCGCTTATTTAAAAGAAAACTCTCTGCAGGAGATTTTAGAATACAGAAGAGTAATGGAAGGCAATGTAGCTGAACTTGCCACAAAGAAAGCTTCTCCCGAAGACGTGGCAAAGCTTGAGGAGGCATATTTGGCTATGGATAAGGTTAAGGACGATTTGGAGCAGTTCTCCAAGGCAGATTTGAATTTTCATTTGCTCCTTGCCAATACAACTAAAAATTCTCTTATAATTCAAACCTTCTATATATTTAGTGATGTATTAAACAGGGCATTTTCTCAAATTGTTACAAAAAGGGGTAACAGTGCGGGAATCTATTATCACAAATTGCTGCTTGAAGCTGTTAAAGACGGTAATTCTCTTGAGGCAAAACGAATAATGGATGAACATATGGAAGACTTATACAATACTTTTGAAACTAATATGTAA
- the ilvD gene encoding dihydroxy-acid dehydratase gives MDKIKQKSSSERLLWAQFDALQLGSGWDEEDINKPQILIEDAFGDSHPGSTHLNQLTEQARIGVYEAGGCPARFHTTDICDGCAQGHKGMNYVLASREAICDMVEVQGSMVSWDGLILSSSCDKSIPAHLKAAARLDIPAIFIPGGSMRPGPNMTTSLAAGDISLRQKRKGEISSQEIRDYKLTGCPSVGACTFLGTASTMQCMAEALGMALPGSALVPATMRDILSYSRKAGRKILELVEKGITPDRIMTNKAFVNAIIVHSAIGGSTNATLHLPAIARELGIILTPDMFDEINHMIPHLGNIFPSGEHLTEAFWFAGGIPMVQLMLKEYLHLDVMTVTGKTLGENLEDLERDNFFDRNIGYLSNYGLKRDDVITPLNEVKEKGSIAVLKGNIAPDGSIVKYSACTESMRKHKGIARVYNSEEDAYSAVVNNEINPGEIIVIRYEGPRGSGMPEMLMTTEAIVCDKRLNGTVSLVTDGRFSGATRGAAIGHVSPEAAAGGPLGLVETGDIIEYDIENRSLNVVGIQQKEMPLEEIQRIFDQREKNKEEVLPPVRKGLLKRYTESALSAMEGAGY, from the coding sequence ATGGATAAAATAAAACAAAAAAGCTCATCAGAGAGACTGCTCTGGGCACAGTTCGATGCACTCCAACTGGGTTCCGGCTGGGATGAGGAGGATATTAATAAACCTCAGATATTAATAGAAGATGCATTTGGAGACAGCCATCCGGGAAGTACTCATCTGAATCAGCTGACAGAACAGGCAAGAATCGGTGTCTACGAGGCAGGAGGCTGTCCTGCAAGGTTTCATACGACAGATATTTGCGATGGGTGTGCACAGGGACACAAGGGTATGAATTACGTACTGGCATCCCGTGAGGCTATTTGCGATATGGTTGAAGTGCAGGGAAGTATGGTTTCATGGGATGGGTTAATTTTATCCTCGTCCTGTGACAAATCTATTCCCGCTCACTTAAAGGCAGCTGCAAGACTTGATATTCCGGCTATTTTCATACCGGGGGGCAGTATGAGACCCGGCCCCAATATGACTACTTCATTGGCTGCAGGAGATATCTCTCTGAGGCAAAAACGAAAGGGAGAAATAAGCAGTCAGGAGATTCGTGATTACAAGCTGACAGGCTGCCCATCTGTAGGAGCATGTACTTTTCTGGGAACTGCCAGCACTATGCAGTGTATGGCGGAGGCTCTCGGAATGGCACTGCCGGGAAGCGCATTGGTTCCTGCAACCATGAGAGACATTCTGTCTTACTCAAGAAAGGCAGGCAGGAAAATCCTTGAGCTGGTTGAAAAAGGTATAACTCCTGACAGAATCATGACAAACAAGGCATTTGTAAATGCAATAATTGTCCATAGCGCAATCGGCGGTTCCACCAATGCAACACTGCATTTACCTGCTATTGCAAGGGAGCTTGGTATTATACTGACGCCGGATATGTTCGATGAAATAAACCATATGATTCCGCATTTAGGCAATATATTCCCAAGCGGAGAGCACCTTACAGAAGCCTTCTGGTTTGCGGGGGGAATACCAATGGTACAATTAATGCTCAAAGAATATCTGCATCTGGATGTAATGACTGTAACAGGAAAGACTTTGGGAGAAAACCTTGAAGATTTGGAAAGGGATAACTTTTTTGACAGAAATATCGGTTATCTTTCCAATTACGGTTTGAAGAGAGACGATGTTATTACACCTTTGAATGAAGTCAAGGAAAAGGGTTCTATCGCTGTCTTAAAAGGAAATATTGCACCGGATGGCTCAATAGTAAAGTATTCAGCTTGTACGGAAAGTATGCGTAAACACAAAGGTATTGCCAGAGTATACAATAGCGAGGAAGATGCCTACAGTGCAGTGGTGAATAATGAAATCAACCCCGGAGAAATTATAGTAATCCGCTATGAGGGCCCAAGAGGCAGCGGAATGCCTGAAATGTTGATGACGACAGAAGCTATCGTGTGCGACAAGCGGTTGAACGGCACGGTTTCTCTTGTGACAGACGGAAGGTTTTCAGGAGCCACACGGGGAGCGGCAATAGGACACGTTTCGCCGGAGGCTGCTGCAGGAGGGCCTTTGGGACTTGTTGAAACCGGAGACATTATAGAGTATGACATTGAAAACAGGAGTCTTAACGTTGTAGGTATACAGCAAAAGGAAATGCCTTTGGAGGAGATTCAGAGAATTTTTGACCAACGAGAAAAAAATAAGGAAGAAGTTCTTCCACCTGTAAGAAAAGGTTTACTGAAAAGATATACCGAATCCGCCCTTTCTGCTATGGAAGGTGCAGGCTACTAA
- a CDS encoding dihydrodipicolinate synthase family protein: protein MNCEYITPAVTIFDENKKIDTQSLHNLYDHLIKGGVDGILILGSIGEFFAIPVESKKELIRFAVKEINGRTKLLVGTASMDINETIELSKYACEQGADGIVVISPYYFGLSQESVEEYYDKVADECPGDLYLYSFPDRTGYDISPEVTLNLLRKHKNIVGYKDTIPGMDHTRELIKLIKPEFPNFRIYSGFDDNFAHNVMSGGDGCIGGLSNLVPEICSSWVKAFKEKDIRTISDIQRKIDCLMDIYQVGKPFVPYIKKALMIKGISVKDYCSFPLPMANEQDISKLKAIMEKSGLI, encoded by the coding sequence ATGAATTGTGAATACATTACCCCGGCAGTTACTATATTTGATGAAAATAAAAAAATTGATACCCAGTCACTCCATAATCTGTATGACCATCTGATAAAGGGTGGAGTTGACGGTATTTTGATTCTGGGAAGCATAGGAGAGTTTTTTGCAATTCCGGTGGAAAGCAAAAAGGAACTCATTCGATTTGCTGTTAAGGAAATCAACGGTAGGACAAAACTGCTGGTTGGAACTGCAAGCATGGATATAAACGAGACAATAGAGCTTTCCAAATATGCTTGCGAACAGGGTGCAGACGGTATAGTGGTGATTTCACCGTATTATTTCGGATTGAGCCAGGAAAGTGTTGAGGAGTATTACGACAAAGTAGCCGATGAATGCCCGGGTGACTTGTATCTGTATAGTTTTCCGGATCGTACAGGTTATGATATCTCTCCTGAGGTGACTTTAAATCTTTTGAGAAAACACAAAAATATTGTGGGATACAAGGATACTATACCGGGGATGGATCATACAAGGGAATTGATAAAATTAATCAAGCCGGAATTCCCGAATTTTAGAATCTACTCAGGATTTGATGACAACTTTGCTCATAATGTAATGTCAGGAGGGGACGGATGTATTGGCGGATTGTCAAATCTTGTTCCTGAAATTTGCAGTTCATGGGTAAAGGCTTTCAAAGAAAAAGATATAAGAACAATTTCAGATATTCAAAGGAAGATAGATTGTCTTATGGATATTTATCAAGTAGGAAAGCCTTTTGTTCCTTATATTAAAAAAGCACTGATGATTAAGGGTATCTCCGTAAAGGATTACTGTTCCTTCCCTTTGCCAATGGCAAATGAACAGGATATTTCAAAACTCAAAGCCATTATGGAAAAGTCAGGTTTAATCTAA
- a CDS encoding energy-coupling factor ABC transporter permease produces MKRVRVKNYLVCLLIAVCAIFIFPANASAMHIMEGYLAPGWCISWGVLCMPFLLIGFFSIKKKIEISSKNLTLLAMCGAFAFVLSALKMPSVTGSCSHPTGVGLGAVLFGPTAMSVIGAIILLFQAILLAHGGITTLGANVFSMAIVGPLVSFGVFKLSKRLGAKAGLAVFLAAFFGDLMTYVITSVELAMAYPDATGGFMVSLGKFISIFAFTQVPLAVCEGLLTVVIYNVLAKYSAKELKALSAIY; encoded by the coding sequence ATGAAACGTGTAAGAGTAAAGAACTACCTTGTTTGTCTTTTAATTGCGGTGTGCGCTATTTTTATTTTTCCTGCAAATGCATCTGCAATGCACATCATGGAAGGATATCTGGCACCGGGCTGGTGTATCAGCTGGGGAGTGCTTTGTATGCCATTTCTCCTGATTGGATTCTTCTCAATAAAAAAGAAAATCGAAATATCTTCAAAAAACCTGACTCTGTTAGCAATGTGCGGCGCTTTTGCTTTTGTGCTTTCAGCACTCAAGATGCCGTCAGTTACCGGAAGCTGTTCGCACCCAACAGGAGTGGGACTGGGCGCGGTTTTGTTCGGGCCAACTGCCATGTCCGTAATAGGAGCTATAATCCTGTTGTTTCAGGCTATTTTACTGGCACATGGAGGAATTACAACCTTAGGAGCAAATGTGTTTTCCATGGCTATAGTAGGGCCTTTGGTTTCTTTCGGAGTGTTCAAGCTATCTAAACGATTGGGTGCAAAAGCAGGACTTGCAGTATTTCTTGCAGCATTTTTCGGAGATTTGATGACATATGTGATAACTTCTGTGGAGCTTGCCATGGCATATCCTGACGCTACTGGAGGATTTATGGTCTCCCTCGGGAAGTTTATAAGTATTTTTGCTTTTACTCAAGTTCCGCTTGCTGTTTGTGAAGGACTTCTTACGGTAGTTATTTATAATGTTCTCGCAAAATACAGTGCAAAAGAGCTTAAGGCACTATCAGCAATTTATTAA
- a CDS encoding energy-coupling factor ABC transporter substrate-binding protein, translating into MKLWKKNLILIAVVVVILAAPPIFIKNAEFAGADGLAEEQITKIAPDYKPWFESLFEPKSGEIESLLFALQAAIGAGVVGFILGRMTSVKGKSGAET; encoded by the coding sequence ATGAAATTATGGAAAAAGAATTTAATTTTGATAGCAGTAGTAGTAGTAATTCTTGCTGCACCGCCTATTTTTATAAAGAATGCTGAATTTGCGGGCGCAGACGGTCTTGCAGAAGAACAGATAACTAAAATAGCTCCTGACTACAAGCCATGGTTTGAATCACTATTTGAGCCTAAGAGCGGAGAAATAGAGTCACTGCTTTTTGCCTTGCAAGCTGCAATTGGCGCAGGAGTGGTAGGTTTTATACTTGGAAGAATGACTTCTGTTAAAGGAAAATCCGGAGCAGAAACATGA
- the cbiQ gene encoding cobalt ECF transporter T component CbiQ: MILIDKYAYDSKLAHISPKAKLIYTMFPLLLCISLNSFVVSAATILAMAVTTVGVGKIKLSAYFKMLFIPFGFLMVGTITILINRFDLNHVYLLGVRIGKYVYGIDRVTLTNSLKLVLNALGGVSCMYCLSLSTPMTDLFQVLRQTKLPAVIVTLMELIYRYIFVLLDEIGRMNVAKNSRLGNCNFRTSLKSTSEIISMLFIRAYNRSDRVYAALESRGYNGQFVTLDDEYMNGKKMYMLSILLCLLLLSAGLAERLLL; encoded by the coding sequence ATGATACTGATAGATAAATATGCATATGATTCAAAACTTGCCCATATCAGCCCCAAAGCAAAATTGATTTACACAATGTTCCCCTTATTATTATGTATTTCACTAAACTCATTTGTTGTAAGTGCAGCAACCATACTCGCTATGGCAGTTACTACGGTAGGGGTGGGAAAAATAAAGCTTTCGGCATATTTTAAGATGCTTTTTATCCCCTTTGGCTTCTTAATGGTTGGTACAATAACAATACTGATAAATCGGTTTGATTTAAATCATGTTTATTTGCTGGGTGTTAGAATCGGAAAATATGTTTACGGCATTGACCGGGTAACTCTTACAAATAGCTTGAAACTGGTACTCAACGCCCTTGGGGGAGTAAGCTGCATGTATTGCCTGTCCTTGAGCACCCCCATGACTGACCTGTTTCAGGTGCTTAGACAAACAAAGCTTCCGGCCGTTATTGTTACGCTTATGGAGTTGATATACAGATATATATTTGTGCTGCTGGATGAAATAGGGAGAATGAACGTAGCAAAAAATTCAAGACTGGGGAACTGTAATTTCAGAACTTCTTTGAAATCCACAAGTGAAATCATAAGTATGCTGTTCATACGTGCCTACAACCGCTCCGACAGGGTTTATGCGGCGCTTGAATCCAGAGGCTACAACGGACAATTTGTTACACTGGACGATGAATATATGAACGGCAAAAAGATGTATATGCTTTCAATCCTGTTATGCCTGTTGCTTTTAAGTGCAGGTCTTGCAGAAAGGCTTTTATTGTAG
- a CDS encoding ATP-binding cassette domain-containing protein: MYIIETKNLSYSYDGEHQALENVSISIKKGKTTAVLGGNGAGKSTLFLNLNGVLTPDNGKVFFDGSEVEYNKKGIIEMRKRVGIVFQDPNDQLFSSSVKKDISFGAINLGLGVEKVRERVEKAVVQTGIGEYVDKPTHALSFGQKKRVAIAGILAMEPDVIILDEPTAGLDSKGASDILNLLTKIKEETGVSVILATHEMDIVPLYCDDVFVMDHGKVVMGGNVREVLSKPELLREHSLRLPRMAHLMEILNQRDKLKVDTTAATISEARASILSLINGAG, from the coding sequence TTGTACATAATTGAAACGAAGAATCTGAGTTATTCATATGACGGAGAACATCAAGCTCTGGAAAATGTCAGTATATCAATCAAAAAGGGTAAAACAACAGCAGTTTTGGGCGGAAACGGTGCGGGAAAGTCAACCTTGTTTTTGAACCTTAACGGTGTTTTGACACCTGACAACGGAAAAGTTTTTTTTGACGGCAGTGAGGTGGAATATAATAAAAAAGGTATAATTGAAATGAGAAAAAGGGTGGGTATAGTCTTTCAGGACCCAAATGATCAATTATTTTCCTCAAGTGTTAAAAAGGATATTTCCTTTGGAGCTATAAATCTTGGACTTGGTGTTGAGAAGGTCAGGGAAAGAGTTGAAAAGGCCGTTGTTCAAACAGGAATTGGGGAATATGTAGACAAGCCTACACATGCATTGAGCTTCGGGCAGAAAAAAAGGGTTGCCATAGCCGGGATTTTGGCTATGGAGCCTGATGTGATTATTCTGGATGAACCCACTGCGGGACTTGACTCCAAAGGGGCAAGTGATATTCTTAATCTGTTGACAAAGATAAAAGAAGAAACGGGAGTATCAGTTATATTGGCAACACATGAAATGGACATTGTTCCTTTATATTGCGACGACGTATTTGTCATGGACCATGGAAAAGTAGTTATGGGCGGAAATGTAAGAGAAGTACTTTCAAAACCAGAGCTTCTGAGGGAACATTCATTAAGGCTTCCAAGAATGGCACATCTGATGGAAATACTGAATCAGCGGGACAAGCTCAAGGTTGACACAACGGCAGCTACAATATCAGAAGCAAGGGCATCCATTTTAAGTCTTATAAACGGTGCAGGGTAA
- the cbiD gene encoding cobalt-precorrin-5B (C(1))-methyltransferase CbiD, with translation MEEFIVKNGKRLKCGYTTGSCAAAAVKACAVMLLGNTTVDEVIINTPKGIRLNLQIGDIYKQKESISCSVKKDAGDDPDVTNGIKIFAKVEKLEKEILIEGGSGVGRVTKSGLQCAVGEAAINPVPRQMIHEVLREVSGTYGYKGGFCIEISAENGEEIAKKTFNPRLGITGGISILGTSGIVEPMSEKALVETIHKEIDVRIAQNNKYFLITPGNFGRDFALQRLGLDIDKGLKCSNYIGETIDYSVYNNIKNILLIGHAGKLCKIAGGIMNTHSRTADCRCEIFAAHAALYGASKECISKIMQSMTTDEINVILREEGLEEAVNISILEKVKFHLNYRANHKANIEVVMFTDLNRQLQDRVYYQTSGAEDMIKELCKESEKG, from the coding sequence ATGGAGGAATTTATTGTAAAAAACGGCAAGAGATTAAAGTGCGGATACACCACCGGAAGCTGTGCGGCAGCAGCCGTAAAGGCTTGTGCTGTAATGCTTTTAGGAAATACAACTGTTGATGAGGTTATAATTAATACTCCAAAGGGTATCCGACTAAATTTGCAAATAGGTGATATTTATAAACAGAAGGAAAGCATCAGCTGCTCAGTAAAAAAAGATGCAGGAGACGATCCTGATGTGACAAATGGTATCAAAATTTTTGCAAAGGTTGAAAAACTGGAAAAAGAAATATTGATTGAAGGCGGCAGTGGTGTTGGAAGAGTTACAAAATCAGGACTTCAATGTGCCGTTGGTGAGGCGGCCATAAATCCCGTACCAAGGCAGATGATACATGAGGTTTTAAGAGAGGTGTCCGGGACCTACGGGTATAAAGGTGGCTTTTGTATTGAAATATCAGCAGAAAATGGAGAAGAAATTGCAAAAAAAACCTTTAACCCAAGGCTTGGAATAACTGGTGGTATATCAATACTGGGGACTAGCGGGATAGTTGAGCCTATGAGTGAAAAGGCTTTAGTAGAGACTATTCATAAGGAAATTGATGTAAGAATTGCACAAAATAATAAATATTTTCTTATAACTCCCGGTAACTTTGGAAGGGATTTTGCACTGCAACGATTGGGGCTGGACATTGACAAAGGCTTAAAATGCTCCAATTATATAGGAGAAACTATTGATTATTCGGTTTATAATAATATTAAGAACATTTTACTTATAGGACATGCAGGTAAACTGTGCAAAATTGCCGGAGGTATTATGAATACCCATTCAAGGACAGCAGATTGCAGGTGTGAAATATTTGCGGCTCATGCAGCACTTTATGGTGCTTCCAAGGAGTGTATAAGTAAAATAATGCAGTCTATGACTACGGATGAAATAAATGTCATACTAAGAGAAGAAGGCCTTGAAGAGGCCGTTAATATCAGTATTCTTGAAAAAGTAAAGTTTCATCTTAATTATAGAGCAAACCATAAAGCCAATATAGAGGTTGTGATGTTTACGGATTTAAACAGACAACTGCAAGACAGAGTTTATTATCAGACCTCGGGTGCTGAAGATATGATTAAAGAATTATGTAAGGAATCAGAGAAGGGATAA
- the cobI gene encoding precorrin-2 C(20)-methyltransferase, whose protein sequence is MRGILYGVGVGPGDPKMLTLQAVEVLQMADVIAIPDTKGEKTAMKVVGEYIKDKAVVYCPMPMTRDTDLLEKSHGISCSLIEEQLLKGSNVAFITLGDPTIYSTYMNIQRIIEDKGYITRTIPGVTSFCASAGALNISLCDRGETLHIIPASYGDTEELLDLKGTKVLMKSGKSLTDIKAALKRKGLYRYSLMVECCGMENQRVYKSLDEVSDDSSYFSIIIVKDK, encoded by the coding sequence ATGAGGGGAATTTTATATGGAGTTGGAGTAGGGCCGGGAGATCCTAAAATGTTGACGCTTCAGGCGGTTGAAGTTCTGCAGATGGCAGATGTAATAGCTATACCAGATACAAAAGGCGAAAAAACTGCTATGAAAGTAGTGGGGGAATACATAAAGGACAAAGCGGTAGTATATTGTCCCATGCCCATGACAAGAGATACTGATTTACTTGAAAAGAGTCATGGCATAAGCTGTAGTTTGATAGAGGAGCAATTGTTAAAAGGTAGTAATGTAGCCTTCATTACATTGGGTGATCCCACAATTTATTCTACCTATATGAACATTCAGCGGATTATTGAGGATAAGGGCTATATTACACGGACAATACCCGGGGTTACTTCCTTTTGTGCTTCTGCGGGGGCACTGAATATTTCTTTGTGTGACAGAGGGGAAACTCTGCACATTATACCTGCATCCTACGGAGATACAGAAGAACTTCTGGATTTAAAGGGCACAAAAGTGCTGATGAAAAGCGGAAAAAGTCTTACTGATATAAAGGCTGCTTTGAAGAGGAAGGGTCTGTATCGTTATTCACTGATGGTAGAATGCTGCGGTATGGAAAATCAGAGAGTTTACAAAAGTCTTGATGAGGTATCTGATGATTCAAGTTACTTTTCAATTATAATAGTAAAGGATAAATAA
- the cobM gene encoding precorrin-4 C(11)-methyltransferase: MVTFIGAGPGAVDLITVRGKTLLETADIVIYAGSLVNPGLLDYTKKTCEIFNSAEMTLEQVIAVMERGEREQKSTVRLHTGDPSIYGAIREQMDMLIERGIEYTVVPGVSSFCGAAAALKAEYTLPDVSQTLILTRMEGRTPVPEREEISKLASHKSSMALFLSSSLLEELSRRLVAGGYEANTPAAIVYKATWPDEKIVRTCVGELYTAAKENNINKTALILVGDFLGSEYSRSKLYDPTFSHEFREAVK, translated from the coding sequence ATGGTGACATTTATAGGAGCAGGGCCCGGAGCCGTTGACCTGATTACGGTTAGGGGCAAAACACTGCTGGAGACAGCTGACATCGTTATTTATGCAGGCTCACTTGTGAATCCGGGCTTGCTTGATTACACTAAAAAAACATGTGAAATATTTAATAGTGCGGAAATGACATTGGAACAAGTGATAGCTGTTATGGAACGTGGAGAAAGAGAGCAAAAAAGCACTGTAAGGCTTCATACAGGAGACCCAAGTATATACGGTGCCATTCGTGAGCAGATGGATATGCTGATTGAACGAGGCATTGAATATACTGTAGTTCCGGGAGTCAGCTCTTTTTGCGGTGCGGCAGCTGCGTTAAAAGCAGAATACACATTGCCTGATGTAAGCCAGACTTTGATACTTACCAGAATGGAGGGACGCACTCCTGTCCCTGAAAGAGAAGAAATATCAAAACTGGCCTCACATAAGTCTTCCATGGCATTGTTCCTGAGTTCCTCATTGTTGGAGGAATTAAGCCGAAGGCTTGTAGCCGGAGGGTATGAAGCAAATACACCTGCAGCCATTGTATATAAGGCTACCTGGCCGGATGAAAAAATTGTACGGACATGCGTAGGAGAGCTTTATACAGCTGCAAAAGAAAATAATATCAACAAGACCGCATTAATACTTGTAGGAGATTTCCTTGGTTCGGAGTACTCAAGGTCAAAGCTGTATGATCCAACTTTTTCTCATGAATTCAGAGAGGCAGTCAAATAG